The following proteins are encoded in a genomic region of Syngnathus acus chromosome 22, fSynAcu1.2, whole genome shotgun sequence:
- the gmfb gene encoding glia maturation factor beta: MLKFRRRISCSGLARVVTSCCEVSKKPKTVNASLTFRAAVFRVFELGTPKTTMSESLTVCDVDEDLIEKLKKFRLRKETNNAAIVMKINREKQLVVLDEEHEDISPDDLKEELPERQPRFVAYSYKYQHDDGRVSYPLCFIFVSPVGCNPEQQMMYAGSKTRLVQTAQMTKVFEIRNTEDLTEEWLREKLSFFR, from the exons ATGTTGAAATTTAGAAGGAGGATCTCTTGTTCCGGATTGGCCAGAGTCGTCACAAGCTGCTGTGAAGTTtctaaaaaaccaaaaacagtGAACGCGTCCCTGACATTCCGAGCAGCAGTCTTCCGCGTCTTCGAGCTTGGAACTCCGAAAACAACAATG AGTGAGTCACTGACTGTGTGCGATGTGGATGAAGATCTGATCGAGAAGTTGAAGAAGTTCCGTCTGCGCAAGGAGACCAACAACGCGGCCATCGTCA TGAAGATCAATAGAGAGAAGCAGCTGGTGGTCTTGGATGAAGAACACGAG GATATTTCTCCCGACGACCTGAAAGAAGAGCTCCCGGAGAGGCAGCCTCGATTCGTGGCGTACAGTTACAAATACCAACACGACGACGGCCGCGTCTCCTACCCCCTTTGCTTCATCTTTGTGAGCCCCGTGG GTTGCAATCCGGAGCAGCAGATGATGTACGCGGGCAGTAAAACCAGGCTGGTGCAAACCGCGCAAATGACCAAG GTGTTTGAAATCCGAAACACAGAGGACCTGACGGAGGAATGGCTCCGGGAGAAACTGAGCTTCTTCCGCTAA
- the cnih1 gene encoding protein cornichon homolog 1 isoform X2 — protein sequence MAFTFAAFCYMLALLLTAALIFFAIWHIIAFDELKTDYKNPIDQCNTLNPLVLPEYLIHFFFCVMFFCATEWLTLVLNLPLLAYHVWRYMSRPVMSCPGLYDPTTIMNADILAFCQKEGWCKLAFYLLSFFYYLYGMIYVLVSS from the exons ATGGCGTTCACGTTCGCGGCCTTTTGCTACATGCTCGCGTTATTGCTCACGGCGGCGCTCATCTTCTTCGCCATCTGGCAC ATAATTGCATTCGACGAGCTCAAGACGGACTACAAAAATCCCATCGACCAGTGTAACACTTTAAATCCC CTGGTGCTCCCGGAGTATCTCATCCACTTCTTCTTCTGCGTCATGTTCTTCTGCGCCACCGAGTGGCTCACGCTCGTCCTCAACCTGCCGCTGCTGGCCTACCACGTCTGGAG gtaCATGAGCAGACCCGTGATGAGCTGTCCGGGACTGTACGACCCGACGACCATCATGAACGCCGACATCCTGGCTTTCTGTCAGAAGGAAGGCTGGTGCAAGCTGGCCTTCTACCTCCTCTCCTTCTTCTACTATCTCTACGG CATGATCTACGTTTTGGTGAGCTCGTAA
- the keap1a gene encoding kelch-like ECH-associated protein 1A isoform X1, whose protein sequence is MHCSLRKKPPTRGSDFSAIAVPSMHGSGYLDYTVESHASKSLKIMDEFRRQEMLCDLVLRVTNKDKTIDFKVHKLVLAACSPYFRAMFTSSFKECQASEVTLRDVCPQVLGRLIDFAYTSHIIVGEKCVLHVLLAAMRFQMEDVAKACCDFLVKHLESSNVIGITRFAEELGCADLYQRGREYINTHFSEVTKEDEFFNLSHCQLLELISQDSIKVLCESEVYKACTDWVRWDMENRAQYLHALLNAVHIYALPPKFLKNQLLSCPILSKANACKDFLSKIFQEMTLRMVPPAPIRGTQLIYVAGGYRQHSLATMEAFDPVRKVWLKLADMAAPSSGLGACTLFGLLYTVGGRNLSLESMTESSALCCYNPMTNQWSQRAALNMPRNRVGVGVVDGCIYAVGGSQGGTLHNTVERWDPETNRWSYVSPMPVARLGAGVAPYGGALYVVGGLVGQSRSNAVEKYQPDSNSWQQLAPMSIARSGLGELASPQLESHQLSSIELFSVDVWIMSNKMKQRRFFGAGLVCVNAHLYAIGGYDGRNQLAVVERYNISRNTWEPRASMQCCRSTHGVVVHQGRIFVLGGFNQHDFVSSVECYCPENNEWTYVSDMTLGRSGMGVAVTMEPCPASLPPEQDDDDGDEH, encoded by the exons ATGCATTGCTCGTTGAGGAAGAAGCCGCCGACGCGCGGCTCGGACTTCTCCGCCATCGCCGTGCCCTCTATGCACGGCTCGGGCTATCTGGACTACACGGTGGAGAGTCACGCCTCCAAGTCACTGAAGATCATGGACGAGTTCAGGAGGCAGGAGATGCTGTGCGACTTGGTGCTGCGCGTCACCAACAAGGACAAGACCATTGACTTTAAG GTGCACAAGCTGGTGCTGGCCGCCTGCAGCCCGTACTTCCGGGCCATGTTCACCAGCAGCTTCAAAGAGTGCCAAGCCTCCGAGGTCACCCTGCGCGATGTCTGCCCCCAAGTGCTGGGGAGGCTCATTGACTTTGCATACACCTCGCATATCATCGTGGGCGAGAAGTGCGTACTGCACGTACTCTTGGCCGCCATGAG GTTCCAGATGGAGGACGTGGCGAAGGCGTGCTGCGACTTTCTCGTCAAGCATCTGGAATCGTCCAACGTCATCGGGATCACTCGCTTCGCCGAGGAGCTGGGATGCGCCGACTTGTACCAGCGCGGCCGCGAGTACATCAACACGCACTTCAGTGAG GTGACGAAAGAAGATGAATTCTTCAATCTGTCTCACTGCCAGCTGCTGGAACTCATAAGTCAGGACAGCATCAAGGTGCTCTGTGAGTCCGAG GTGTACAAAGCGTGTACGGACTGGGTGCGGTGGGACATGGAGAATCGAGCCCAGTATCTCCACGCGCTCCTCAACGCTGTCCACATCTACGCCCTTCCGCCAAAGTTCCTCAAAAACCAACTTCTGTCCTGCCCCATTCTCAGCAAG GCCAACGCTTGCAAAGACTTCCTGTCGAAAATCTTCCAGGAAATGACATTGAGGATGGTTCCTCCGGCACCCATACGTGGAACGCAACTCATCTATGTGGCCGGCGG ATACCGGCAGCATTCCCTGGCCACCATGGAGGCGTTCGACCCCGTCCGCAAAGTTTGGCTCAAACTGGCCGACATGGCGGCTCCCAGCAGCGGCTTGGGCGCGTGCACCCTCTTCGGCTTGCTCTACACG GTGGGCGGCAGGAATCTGTCGCTGGAAAGCATGACCGAGTCCAGCGCGTTGTGCTGCTACAACCCCATGACCAACCAGTGGAGCCAACGCGCGGCGCTCAACATGCCGCGCAACCGGGTGGGGGTGGGCGTGGTGGATGGCTGCATCTACGCCGTGGGGGGCTCGCAGGGCGGCACGCTGCACAACACTGTGGAGCG GTGGGACCCGGAGACCAATCGTTGGTCCTACGTGTCCCCAATGCCGGTGGCCCGCCTGGGGGCCGGAGTGGCGCCCTACGGAGGAGCGCTCTACGTGGTGGGCGGCCTGGTCGGGCAGAGCCGATCCAACGCAGTTGAGAAATACCAGCCGGACAGCAACAGCTGGCAGCAGCTAGCGCCCATGAGCATCGCGCGCAGCGGACTTGGTGAGCTAGCTTCGCCACAGCTCGAGTC ACACCAGTTGTCGTCCATAGAATTGTTCAGTGTTGATGTTTGGAtcatgtcaaacaaaatgaaacagcGCCGATTTTTTGGGGCAGGCCTGGTGTGCGTCAACGCTCACCTGTACGCCATTGGCGGCTACGACGGTCGCAACCAGCTGGCCGTGGTAGAGCGCTACAACATTTCCCGAAACACGTGGGAGCCCCGGGCGTCCATGCAGTGCTGCCGGAGCACGCACGGCGTGGTCGTGCACCAGGGGCGCATCTTTGTGCT
- the lgals3a gene encoding galectin-3 — MSDFSLTDALGDSTPSQAKQQGNTNPLAPANNPPPPSNPGWPSSAPGAPTQPSAPSGFPGGTGPGAPGQFPFPSGPGAPGHYPGPPSAPGGFPSGPGMPGQYPPAPGAPGQYPASPGAPGQFPGHYPPEGAPGQLPGGPVPYPAGPFPSGPGAPPGSYPNMPLPGNYPAGGNGMYGPGGPGGFPPSAGPGGFPPSAGPGGFPPSAGPGGFPAFPPGGGFPPIPTGSWGHGGGGFPPATGPFGPGPGPMGPYNNPAAPGGMLMVPYDLPLHAGLMPRLVITIVGEPVPGASRFHVDFMKGSDVVFHFNPRFHEQTIVRNSSIGGCWGPEERDGVFPFVQGQRFELKILVDEDVFKVAVDGNHLLEYEHRVGGLEDVNLLRVTGDVALYSVAPNMI; from the exons ATGTCGGATTTCTCG CTAACAGATGCTTTGGGAGACAGTACCCCAAGCCAGGCCAAACAACAAGGCAACACCAATCCGTTGGCACCGGCAAACAACCCTCCGCCTCCTTCCAACCCCGGATGGCCCTCGTCAGCCCCTGGAGCTCCCACCCAGCCCTCGGCCCCCTCCGGTTTCCCCGGCGGCACCGGCCCCGGCGCGCCGGGCCAGTTCCCCTTCCCCTCTGGCCCCGGGGCACCGGGCCACTACCCGGGGCCCCCTTCGGCGCCAGGTGGATTCCCATCGGGTCCCGGCATGCCTGGACAATACCCTCCGGCGCCAGGGGCTCCGGGGCAGTACCCCGCCAGCCCCGGGGCACCCGGCCAGTTCCCGGGGCACTACCCACCTGAAGGAGCACCCGGTCAATTACCCGGTGGGCCCGTTCCATACCCAGCTGGACCTTTCCCCTCCGGTCCCGGCGCTCCTCCCGGGTCTTATCCCAACATGCCTCTCCCGGGTAACTACCCAGCAGGGGGTAACGGCATGTACGGCCCAGGGGGTCCGGGCGGTTTCCCCCCTTCCGCCGGCCCTGGCGGTTTCCCCCCTTCCGCCGGCCCTGGCGGTTTCCCCCCTTCCGCCGGCCCAGGGGGTTTCCCTGCGTTCCCCCCCGGTGGAGGCTTTCCCCCAATTCCCACTGGCTCTTGGGGCCACGGAGGCGGAGGTTTCCCGCCGGCAACTGGCCCCTTCGGTCCAGGTCCCGGCCCCATGGGCCCTTACAACAACCCTGCTGCTCCAGGAGGCATGCTG atggtGCCGTACGATCTCCCGCTCCACGCCGGACTGATGCCGCGTCTCGTCATCACCATCGTCGGCGAGCCGGTCCCGGGAGCGAGCAG ATTCCACGTGGACTTCATGAAGGGTTCCGACGTGGTCTTTCACTTCAACCCTCGCTTCCACGAGCAGACCATCGTCAGAAACTCCAGCATCGGAGGCTGTTGGGGGCCGGAGGAAAGGGACGGAGTTTTCCCTTTTGTTCAAGGCCAGCGCTTTGAG CTGAAGATCCTGGTGGACGAGGACGTGTTCAAGGTGGCCGTGGACGGAAACCACCTGCTGGAGTACGAGCACCGCGTGGGCGGCCTGGAAGACGTCAACTTGCTGCGGGTGACGGGCGACGTGGCGCTCTACAGCGTGGCGCCCAACATGATCTGA
- the cnih1 gene encoding protein cornichon homolog 1 isoform X1, translating into MAFTFAAFCYMLALLLTAALIFFAIWHIIAFDELKTDYKNPIDQCNTLNPTVEKVKKIKRVKLALKLVLPEYLIHFFFCVMFFCATEWLTLVLNLPLLAYHVWRYMSRPVMSCPGLYDPTTIMNADILAFCQKEGWCKLAFYLLSFFYYLYGMIYVLVSS; encoded by the exons ATGGCGTTCACGTTCGCGGCCTTTTGCTACATGCTCGCGTTATTGCTCACGGCGGCGCTCATCTTCTTCGCCATCTGGCAC ATAATTGCATTCGACGAGCTCAAGACGGACTACAAAAATCCCATCGACCAGTGTAACACTTTAAATCCC acagTTGAAAAGGTCAAAAAGATTAAACGAGTCAAACTTGCCCTGAAG CTGGTGCTCCCGGAGTATCTCATCCACTTCTTCTTCTGCGTCATGTTCTTCTGCGCCACCGAGTGGCTCACGCTCGTCCTCAACCTGCCGCTGCTGGCCTACCACGTCTGGAG gtaCATGAGCAGACCCGTGATGAGCTGTCCGGGACTGTACGACCCGACGACCATCATGAACGCCGACATCCTGGCTTTCTGTCAGAAGGAAGGCTGGTGCAAGCTGGCCTTCTACCTCCTCTCCTTCTTCTACTATCTCTACGG CATGATCTACGTTTTGGTGAGCTCGTAA
- the cdkn3 gene encoding cyclin-dependent kinase inhibitor 3, with translation MRSDQFDSSSEEDNAGEEGAPPLDISWVPLSEVGSNQFVGICSLPGCRYKDIRRSVHKDVEELHNQGVQDVFVLCTRGELSKYRVPSLLEVYQQKGLSVHHMPFPDGEAPQLEQCGHILDELQRSLEANRRTLIHCYGGLGRSALIAVCLLIQLSVTMTPDEAIDILRAHRGRGAIQTLKQYNFLHEFRENYAAYRESQEVHTERSVSR, from the exons atgagAAGCGATCAGTTTGACTCTTCGTCTGAAGAAGACAATGCCGGCGAGGAAGGAGCGCCTCCTTTGGACATTTCCTG GGTCCCTTTGTCTGAAGTGGGCTCCAATCAGTTTGTGGGCATATGTTCCCTTCCAG gttGCAGATACAAGGATATACGCAGGAGTGTGCACAAAGACGTCG AGGAGCTTCACAACCAAGGCGTGCAGGACGTGTTTGTGCTTTGCACACGAGGCGAGCTGTCCAAGTACCGCGTGCCCTCGCTTCTGGAGGTCTACCAACAGAAGGGTCTGAGCGTGCACCACATGCCCTTCCCTGATGGGGAGGCGCCCCAGCTGGAGCAGTGTGGACACATCCTGGACGAGCTGCAGCGCAGCCTAGAGGCCAACCGCAGGACCCTCATCCA cTGCTATGGAGGCCTGGGACGCTCTGCAttaa TCGCCGTCTGCCTGCTCATCCAGCTCTCCGTAACCATGACGCCCGACGAAGCCATCGACATCTTGCGGGCGCACCGAGGACGGGGAGCCATACAGACCCTCAAA CAATACAACTTCCTCCACGAATTCCGGGAAAACTACGCCGCCTACCGGGAGAGCCAAGAAGTTCACACGGAGCGCTCAGTTTCTCGATGA